One Solanum pennellii chromosome 10, SPENNV200 genomic region harbors:
- the LOC107002777 gene encoding enoyl-[acyl-carrier-protein] reductase [NADH] 2, chloroplastic-like: MAANTTPGLQIQATKQCIPASQNVSKMSTMSFNFGSKRKSFTDFRSSSHISLTKPIHSFKLAPIKFERMVTKAMSGASEQVPVSGLPIDLRGKRAFIAGIADDNGYGWAIAKSLAAAGAEILVGTWVPALNIFETSLRRGKFDQSRVLPDGSLMEIAKVYPLDAVFDSPEDVPEDVKTNKRYAGSSKWTVSEVAESVKQDFGTIDILVHSLANGPEVSKPLSETSRKGYLAAISASSYSFISLLKHFLPIMNPGGATISLTYIASERIIPGYGGGMSSAKAALESDTKVLAFEAGRKHKVRVNTISAGPLGSRAAKAIGFIDMMINYSLENAPLQKELYAEEVGNTAAFLASPLASAITGATVYVDNGLNAMGVGVDSPAFTGLDIPKDNKS, from the exons ATGGCTGCAAACACAACTCCTGGCTTGCAAATACAAGCAACCAAACAATGCATTCCTGCATCGCAGAATGTTTCAAAAATGAGCACTATGAGTTTCAATTTTGGAAGTAAAAGAAAATCTTTTACTGATTTTAGAAGTTCATCACATATCTCGCTCACGAAGCCAATCCATAGCTTCAAATTGGCTCCTATAAAATTTGAAAGGATGGTTACAAAAGCAATGTCTGGAGCTAGTGAACAAGTGCCAGTTTCAGGGTTGCCTATTGATCTGAGAG GTAAGAGGGCATTTATTGCTGGCATAGCAGATGACAATGGGTATGGATGGGCAATAGCAAAGTCTCTTGCTGCTGCAGGGGCTGAAATTCTTGTTGGTACATGGGTGCCT GCGCTCAACATTTTCGAGACCAGTCTGCGCCGTGGGAAATTTGACCAATCACGAGT GTTGCCTGATGGTTCATTGATGGAAATTGCAAAAGTCTACCCATTGGATGCCGTCTTTGACAGTCCAGAAGATGTTCCTGAGGAT GTGAAAACAAACAAACGTTACGCCGGATCCTCAAAGTGGACTGTCTCG GAAGTTGCTGAATCTGTAAAACAAGATTTTGGCACTATTGACATCCTTGTACATTCACTTGCAAATGGTCCAGAG GTTAGCAAACCTCTATCGGAGACATCAAGAAAAGGATACCTTGCAGCTATATCTGCCTCCAGTTATTCCTTCATATCTCTACTAAAGCACTTTCTTCCCATAATGAATCCAG GCGGTGCCACAATCTCTCTAACGTACATTGCTTCTGAAAGGATTATCCCTGG ATATGGAGGTGGTATGAGTTCAGCAAAAGCTGCTTTGGAGAGTGACACAAAA GTCCTGGCATTTGAAGCTGGAAGAAAGCACAAAGTCAGAGTCAACACTATATCTGCAG GTCCACTGGGAAGTCGTGCAGCAAAAGCTATTGGCTTTATCGACATGATGATAAATTACTCACTGGAGAATGCTCCTTTGCAAAAGGAGTTATATGCTG AGGAGGTTGGGAACACTGCTGCTTTTCTGGCATCTCCTTTGGCTTCAGCGATTACTGGCGCCACTGTGTATGTTGACAATGGTCTGAATGCGATGGGAGTTGGAGTTGACAGCCCAGCTTTCACGGGTCTCGACATCCCAAAAGATAATAAGAGCTAG